GCGATTCTAATTACTTCGCTTGATTGTATTGATGCAATGACTCCAGCCACGGGGCCAATTATTGAGCTGCAGTCACCTGCCAAGCAAGAAATGTTATCCCCAGCCCCTGCTCCAAGGCTGCTTAATTCCCTTAAGCATGGCGTCTTGCCTGGATAAATAGTGGTTACCGTTCCAATCCAACCATTTACTGCTCCATGGCTGATTGGTTTCCCTCTACGTATTGCTGACGCATTTATCAGCTGCCTAGTTTTCCAGTTATCCACGGCCAATGCGATTATGTCGACTTCTCTGGCCACCTCATCAGCCTTCTCCTCGCTTGTGATGGCATCATTCACGGCATCAACATGAACTTCACTATTGATTTCGGCTAGCCGCTTCATGCCGACTAGAGCCTTTGGTTTGCCAATATCATCAATGGTATATAATAATTGCCTGTGTAGATCCGTTAAGGAAACAGTGTCGAAATCTATGAGCAGCAATTTACCCACGCCGGCTCCAGCGAGATACATTGATATTATTGACCCAAGTCCTCCAAGCCCTATAATTCCCACCGAGCTTTTCCTAAGTCGTGCTTGCCCGCTCCGTCCAAGGAGCGGTATCTGCCTAATGTACCTCTCCATTATGTTTCCGGTGGCTTAATGTTTACCCATAATAAAAACCTAAGCTTTTTTAACTTAATAATAGGCTTATCCTTCC
Above is a genomic segment from Thermocladium sp. ECH_B containing:
- a CDS encoding thiamine biosynthesis protein ThiF, which codes for MERYIRQIPLLGRSGQARLRKSSVGIIGLGGLGSIISMYLAGAGVGKLLLIDFDTVSLTDLHRQLLYTIDDIGKPKALVGMKRLAEINSEVHVDAVNDAITSEEKADEVAREVDIIALAVDNWKTRQLINASAIRRGKPISHGAVNGWIGTVTTIYPGKTPCLRELSSLGAGAGDNISCLAGDCSSIIGPVAGVIASIQSSEVIRIA